In Pseudomonas oryzihabitans, the DNA window CGTCGCTCACCAGCAGCCGGTCGCAGCGATCGGCCAGGCGGCGTGACAATTCGCCGGTAGAGCAACCCGGTTCATAGCCCTGGGCATAGCGTTGGTGAGGCAGCATGGCCAGAGTCAGGTCGCGCTTGCGCGCTTCGTACCAGCGGTGGCGATAGTCCCAGGGGTCTTCACTGTCGGCGTAGAGCGAGTCGAAATAGCTCATGGAGACGGTCATGTGAGGTAGACCTCCCAGGCACGCGTCAGGCGGGTGACGACGGTGTCCGGCAGAATCGGCCCCTGGCCCGTGCTGCTGTCCTCGGTCAACTGACTGCCGAAGGCATTCACCGCCTGCCTCTTGAGCGCCACGACGTCGTCTTCAAGATCGAGGCGCTGGGCGCGGGCCCAGGGTACCCGGGCATCGCCGGGCGCCGCCCAGTGCCAGGTCCAGATCGGCACCTCGATGCAGCGGGCTCCCCGCACCCGGCAGGCTTCCACTGCGGCGCGGCCGGTGGCCTCGTGATCGGGGTGGCCATCCAGGCGCCAGGTGGCGAAGACCACGTCCTCGGGCGTGAGGAAATCCAGCAGGCGTTGGCACAGGAGGTCTTCCTGCTCGCTCACCTGGCCATCGGGGATCGCCAGCCGGGTCACGGTGGTACGCTCCAGCTGCAGACGGCGCAGGGCCTCGCGGGTTTCCAGCGGTCGGGTGTTGCGTAGTCGGCTGGCTGGCCACAGCGTCGATTGCGGATGGCTGCCGTCGCCGTCGGTGACCGCTACCAGCGCCAGGCGCCGACCCAGTTCGCCCAGCAGGCAGAGCAGCCCGCCGCAACCGAGAATCTCATCATCCGGGTGAGGGGCGACGACCACCGCCCGGTGCCCCGGTGGTACCAGCTGGGAAGCTTCCACGGCCGGCATGTCGGCAAAGCCGCTCCACTGCAGCCAGGCTTCGGGTGTGGTGCCTGTTCCTTGAATCTGACGATCACCTACAGTTGCCAAGGAGCACCCTCCAGCAGATTGAGATCACCCAGCACGGCCAGGTCGCGTTCGGCGTGGCTCTGGCGCAGATAGACGGGCAGGTCCGCCATATGGCGCGCGCAATAGGCGTCACGACACAGCGGAGCGGCGCCAAAGGCGCGACCGGCATGGCGAATAACGATCTCCGAGCACTGTTCCACCACGGCACGTAACTGGCAGATGGGATAGCGGGCGTCTGCGGTGGGTTCGCGATCTATCCAGGCGGCCGCCTGGCGAAGCGCGGTCGCCGCGCCAAGCAGGGCGGCGTCCACATGCCCCAGGTGGGCCAGGGCGTGAGGTTCGCGATGGCGCTTGCAATGGGCCCGCAAGGTATCGGCCAAGGCGGTAGCCGACCCATACCAGCAGGCCGCGATGCCGCCACCGCCATGCCAGAAGCCGGGACGATGCAGATAGCGACCCGGCGCGCCAACGAGAACGCCCGCGGCGCCGTCGAACAGGACGTCGACGCTACCAGTGGCCTGCATGCCCACGGCGCGCCAGCCGTCCTGCGTCACCTCGACGCCGGGTTGATTCATTTCCACGGCGACCAGCATCGGATGATCGTCCATCCAGGCGGTCACCAGCGCGTGGCTGACCAGCGAAGCGCCCGAGCACCAGGACTTGCGGCCATGCAGGGTGACCATGCTGTCGGCGCCATAGCGGACCAGCAGGCGCGCATCCGGCGGTTCGGCCGCCCAGACACCCCAAAGGCTGTCGGGCAATGGTACGAAACCATCCAGTTCGCTCAGGATGGCGAGGGCATCGGTGTGGCCTTCGTACAGCTTGACCAGACCCAGGTCGTGATTGGCCACCTTGGCCAGGGCGCGCCAGCGATCCAGAGTCTGCCCCTGGCCTGGCAGCGGCAGGCGGTCGAGACCACGCTGATTGAGAATCTGGAGGCGGTGTTGCAGCAGTACAGGAGTGACCTCTTCATAGGCCCACTCGTCCAGGGTGTCCTGAAGGCTATCCAGATCGATCGACATCGGCTCCATCCCGTGGCTGGCGACGGCGCTGTCCACGACAACGCTCGTTAGTGCAGACCACGGGTAGCGATAAGGGGTTTCGCTTAGGCGGTACGTTGGCCGACGATAGGCGCGTCGCTAATCTGCGCCCAAACGTTCGCGCCGCGCCCGGGTCAGCCCCTGGCGCACCTTCGCATATCCTGCCCAAGGGTCGTCCTTGAGCCCTTCGAGGCGCTGCATCAGGGTATCGAGGCGCCATTGGTCGCTGGCCTGGAGGGTCGACAGCTCG includes these proteins:
- a CDS encoding PIG-L deacetylase family protein produces the protein MATVGDRQIQGTGTTPEAWLQWSGFADMPAVEASQLVPPGHRAVVVAPHPDDEILGCGGLLCLLGELGRRLALVAVTDGDGSHPQSTLWPASRLRNTRPLETREALRRLQLERTTVTRLAIPDGQVSEQEDLLCQRLLDFLTPEDVVFATWRLDGHPDHEATGRAAVEACRVRGARCIEVPIWTWHWAAPGDARVPWARAQRLDLEDDVVALKRQAVNAFGSQLTEDSSTGQGPILPDTVVTRLTRAWEVYLT
- a CDS encoding acyl-CoA dehydrogenase: MSIDLDSLQDTLDEWAYEEVTPVLLQHRLQILNQRGLDRLPLPGQGQTLDRWRALAKVANHDLGLVKLYEGHTDALAILSELDGFVPLPDSLWGVWAAEPPDARLLVRYGADSMVTLHGRKSWCSGASLVSHALVTAWMDDHPMLVAVEMNQPGVEVTQDGWRAVGMQATGSVDVLFDGAAGVLVGAPGRYLHRPGFWHGGGGIAACWYGSATALADTLRAHCKRHREPHALAHLGHVDAALLGAATALRQAAAWIDREPTADARYPICQLRAVVEQCSEIVIRHAGRAFGAAPLCRDAYCARHMADLPVYLRQSHAERDLAVLGDLNLLEGAPWQL